In the genome of Croceimicrobium hydrocarbonivorans, one region contains:
- a CDS encoding TIGR00366 family protein, translating to MSFAKRFEKVFRLLLPSPFAIALLLTIFSFGLFWLYADGPWLSRLGNSIDYWQAGLWNGPLLVFMVQMMLILVLGHTLALAKPVTLFVNWILSLSRDPAKNTALISFFTLVLAFLNWGLALVFGAVMARKAAENLSARGQVFNYGLLGAAGYSGLMVWHGGISGSAPIKAAEPGHVQSLVNSQINAMPDRIAWEETIFSPMNGTASLFLLILIPLLLYWVARKAPGQKENIQAQNSSIETSEHQGAEKLDHSPWFGLIIGLLILIIGLRSAWNSEGLNFLTPNFINLALLALGLAFHGSLQNFLNALDDAIHGAAGILLQFPLYFGIMGLMRDGGLIEAMSNYFSANSTAFSFPLWTFFSAGIINIFVPSGGGQWAIQGPVLLETAQSLGIPYGKAIMAMAYGDQLTNMLQPFWALPLLGITGLKARRIVPYTLLLMLLGAVVFLGVLMLF from the coding sequence ATGAGTTTCGCAAAGCGCTTCGAGAAAGTATTTCGACTTCTTTTACCCTCGCCCTTTGCGATAGCTCTTTTACTTACAATTTTCAGCTTCGGGCTGTTTTGGCTTTATGCCGATGGGCCCTGGCTCTCCCGATTGGGAAACTCTATTGATTACTGGCAAGCGGGACTGTGGAACGGTCCCCTGCTGGTTTTCATGGTTCAAATGATGTTGATCTTGGTTTTAGGCCATACCCTGGCCTTAGCCAAACCGGTAACTCTCTTCGTCAATTGGATACTTTCTTTAAGTCGTGATCCGGCTAAAAACACCGCCCTTATTAGTTTTTTCACCTTAGTCCTGGCCTTTTTAAATTGGGGCCTGGCCTTGGTTTTTGGCGCAGTGATGGCCCGCAAAGCAGCGGAAAACTTAAGTGCCCGAGGCCAGGTTTTTAATTATGGACTTTTGGGTGCGGCTGGCTATAGCGGATTAATGGTTTGGCACGGAGGCATTAGTGGCAGCGCCCCAATTAAAGCAGCAGAACCTGGCCATGTGCAAAGTCTGGTAAATAGCCAAATAAACGCTATGCCGGATCGCATTGCTTGGGAAGAAACCATTTTCAGCCCAATGAACGGAACAGCTAGTTTGTTCCTATTGATTCTTATCCCTCTCTTATTGTATTGGGTGGCTCGAAAAGCCCCCGGTCAAAAGGAAAATATTCAAGCTCAAAATAGCAGCATTGAGACTAGTGAACATCAGGGTGCCGAAAAACTGGATCATTCGCCCTGGTTCGGTTTGATCATTGGCCTGCTTATCCTGATTATTGGCTTACGTAGCGCTTGGAATAGTGAAGGTTTAAACTTCCTCACTCCCAACTTCATCAACCTCGCTTTACTAGCCTTGGGCTTAGCCTTTCATGGCAGCCTCCAAAACTTCTTAAATGCCCTGGATGATGCCATTCATGGAGCCGCGGGAATCTTATTGCAGTTCCCCTTATACTTCGGTATTATGGGCTTAATGCGCGATGGCGGATTAATTGAAGCCATGAGCAATTATTTCAGTGCCAATAGCACGGCCTTTAGCTTTCCTCTTTGGACATTTTTCAGCGCTGGCATTATAAACATCTTTGTTCCGAGTGGAGGAGGTCAATGGGCCATCCAAGGGCCAGTATTGCTGGAAACCGCTCAATCACTGGGCATCCCTTATGGAAAAGCAATTATGGCCATGGCCTATGGTGATCAGTTAACCAATATGCTACAACCCTTCTGGGCCCTACCCCTATTGGGAATCACCGGTTTAAAAGCTCGCAGAATTGTTCCCTACACTTTGCTTTTGATGCTATTAGGAGCTGTGGTATTTTTAGGGGTATTAATGCTTTTCTAA
- a CDS encoding flavin reductase family protein: MKSFDLKELPSKEAHGHLLAAVGPRPIAFASTVDQDGNPNLSPFSFFNVFGSNPPILVFSPSRRVRDNTTKDTLHNAQATKEVVINVVNYDIVQQMSLASTEYATGVDEFKKAGLTAIESDIVKPLRVKESPVQFECKVNEIISLGENGGAGNMIICEVLRMHVDESVLNEAGLTDSTKLDLVARMGANWYCRANHESMFEVEKPLATLGIGVDQIPDRIRKSIFLDGNDLGKLGNVERLPNDAELEEFAKGSRIRGIFEESDNGMEARELLHQYAKELLNTNEVSEAWKALLCDKLNRV, from the coding sequence ATGAAATCATTTGATCTGAAAGAGCTCCCATCGAAGGAAGCACATGGTCATTTATTGGCCGCTGTAGGGCCACGTCCCATTGCATTTGCAAGCACTGTGGATCAAGATGGTAATCCCAATCTTAGTCCCTTTAGCTTCTTTAATGTATTTGGAAGTAATCCTCCAATTTTAGTTTTTTCACCCTCACGCAGGGTTCGAGATAACACCACCAAAGACACCCTCCACAATGCGCAAGCAACGAAAGAAGTGGTGATTAATGTGGTAAATTATGACATTGTTCAACAGATGTCCCTGGCTTCTACCGAGTACGCCACCGGTGTTGATGAGTTCAAAAAAGCCGGCTTAACCGCCATTGAATCCGACATTGTGAAGCCCTTACGGGTGAAGGAATCTCCGGTTCAATTTGAGTGTAAGGTGAATGAAATCATTAGCTTAGGCGAAAATGGCGGAGCCGGTAATATGATTATCTGCGAAGTACTACGCATGCATGTGGATGAATCGGTTTTAAACGAAGCCGGATTAACCGACAGCACCAAATTAGATTTAGTAGCTCGCATGGGAGCCAATTGGTATTGCCGAGCGAACCACGAATCGATGTTTGAAGTAGAGAAACCCCTTGCCACCTTAGGCATCGGGGTAGATCAAATTCCGGATCGTATCCGTAAAAGCATTTTCCTGGATGGCAATGACCTAGGTAAATTAGGTAATGTGGAACGCTTGCCTAATGATGCGGAATTGGAAGAATTTGCCAAAGGCAGTCGTATTCGCGGCATCTTTGAAGAATCAGACAATGGTATGGAAGCCCGCGAGCTTCTGCACCAATACGCAAAAGAATTATTAAATACCAATGAAGTGAGTGAAGCTTGGAAAGCTTTGCTTTGCGATAAATTAAACAGAGTTTAA
- a CDS encoding energy transducer TonB, whose amino-acid sequence MENKKNPKLDLEKYRTHFLLAGVALSLFIVIQLFNINFSEPEIEKPQQIVVDGDDIVIPITVRPPKTVKIEQPKELPSELNVVDDNTVVDNELDMSATETDEDEYLISENQDVRYVEGEVEIVGEEAEDLEELEDPIPFAVVETVPIFPGCESFATNDERKTCFQTQLLQYVSQNFVYSETARRLKIEGRVIVSFVVEKNGQVSNVQVMRSVDPYLDNEALRVISGLPQIEPAKQRGKAVRMSFVVPIKIELKE is encoded by the coding sequence ATGGAGAATAAAAAGAATCCAAAATTAGACCTCGAAAAATACCGCACCCACTTTTTACTGGCGGGTGTTGCACTCTCATTATTTATTGTTATCCAACTATTTAACATCAATTTCTCGGAACCTGAAATTGAAAAGCCTCAACAAATTGTAGTGGATGGAGATGATATTGTAATACCCATTACGGTGAGACCTCCTAAAACAGTTAAGATAGAACAACCAAAAGAGCTTCCAAGTGAACTCAATGTTGTTGATGACAACACAGTCGTAGATAATGAGCTCGATATGAGCGCTACTGAAACAGACGAAGACGAATATCTAATCTCCGAGAATCAAGATGTAAGGTATGTAGAAGGTGAGGTAGAAATAGTAGGCGAAGAAGCTGAAGACCTTGAAGAATTGGAAGACCCCATTCCCTTTGCGGTAGTAGAAACCGTGCCCATCTTCCCAGGTTGCGAAAGCTTTGCTACTAATGACGAGCGTAAGACTTGCTTTCAAACTCAATTACTGCAATACGTAAGTCAAAACTTTGTATACAGCGAAACGGCCCGCCGCCTTAAAATAGAAGGTCGGGTAATTGTAAGTTTTGTAGTTGAGAAAAACGGTCAGGTATCCAATGTTCAGGTCATGCGCAGTGTAGATCCTTATTTGGATAATGAAGCATTACGAGTAATTTCAGGATTACCACAAATTGAACCCGCCAAACAACGTGGAAAAGCGGTTCGGATGAGCTTTGTGGTGCCCATCAAAATTGAATTAAAAGAATAA
- the aat gene encoding leucyl/phenylalanyl-tRNA--protein transferase, giving the protein MPIYQLDSQSMWFPTPDLWEPDEGIVAVGGDLSPKRLEAAYDQGIFPWNEPESDLLWWCPLERMVLRPKEVHISKSSRNLINQQRFQISFNKDFDAVIEACKEVNRPGQEGTWITDEHIASFKQLHREGRAFSVEAWQDEQLVGGLYGLSTGACFSGESMFSKQSNAGKICFIELCKRLDFWGIHLIDCQIYNSYLASLGAYRISRESFLKALDFCRSEHPDWEEIFS; this is encoded by the coding sequence ATGCCAATCTACCAATTAGACAGCCAATCGATGTGGTTCCCTACACCCGACCTTTGGGAGCCCGATGAAGGTATTGTGGCGGTGGGAGGCGATTTAAGTCCAAAGCGACTGGAAGCGGCCTATGATCAGGGAATATTTCCTTGGAATGAACCGGAGTCCGATCTGCTTTGGTGGTGTCCTTTAGAGCGCATGGTCTTACGTCCCAAAGAAGTGCATATCAGTAAAAGCTCTCGCAACCTGATCAATCAACAACGCTTTCAAATTAGTTTTAATAAAGACTTTGATGCGGTGATTGAAGCTTGCAAAGAAGTGAATCGCCCCGGTCAGGAAGGGACTTGGATAACCGATGAGCATATTGCGAGTTTTAAACAGTTACATCGCGAAGGCAGAGCCTTTAGTGTGGAAGCCTGGCAGGATGAACAGCTGGTGGGCGGCTTATACGGACTTAGCACCGGGGCATGCTTTAGCGGTGAATCTATGTTTTCCAAGCAAAGTAATGCTGGTAAAATCTGCTTCATTGAACTTTGTAAACGTCTCGACTTCTGGGGTATTCACTTAATCGACTGCCAGATCTATAATAGCTACCTGGCCAGCTTGGGAGCCTACCGCATTAGCCGCGAAAGCTTTTTAAAAGCTCTGGACTTCTGCCGCAGCGAGCATCCTGATTGGGAAGAAATATTCTCCTAA
- a CDS encoding DUF6992 family protein encodes MKSWLLLLLISISTSVLKAQVSPQQIIDFNEERELKNKKGMMILGSWALVNIGLSATKLKSIDPKTRSYHQMNLAWNSVNLGIAIYGFYQASTANYGLNLMESLEAQERIQQILLINAGLDLLYIGSGFALNHWGNKGEKALRNQGFGQAIAVNGAFLLAFDLLFYWMHRQDQLEFLKAIPADLRVSAQSLSLHLSF; translated from the coding sequence ATGAAAAGCTGGCTCCTACTCCTCTTAATTTCCATAAGCACATCTGTCTTAAAGGCACAAGTAAGTCCTCAACAAATCATTGATTTTAATGAGGAGCGAGAATTGAAGAATAAAAAGGGCATGATGATTTTAGGCTCTTGGGCCTTGGTGAATATCGGACTAAGCGCGACCAAGCTTAAAAGCATTGATCCCAAAACTCGATCCTATCACCAAATGAATCTGGCCTGGAATAGTGTTAATCTAGGGATCGCTATTTATGGCTTTTACCAGGCCTCCACCGCAAACTATGGTCTCAATCTTATGGAAAGCCTGGAAGCCCAGGAACGCATTCAACAAATACTGCTGATTAATGCCGGCCTGGACCTACTTTATATTGGCAGTGGCTTCGCGCTCAATCACTGGGGGAATAAAGGAGAAAAGGCGCTACGTAATCAAGGTTTTGGCCAGGCTATCGCGGTAAACGGTGCCTTTTTACTGGCCTTTGACCTCTTGTTTTATTGGATGCATCGGCAAGATCAATTGGAGTTTCTAAAAGCGATTCCTGCCGATTTGAGAGTCAGTGCTCAAAGCTTAAGTCTTCATTTAAGCTTTTAA
- a CDS encoding LamG-like jellyroll fold domain-containing protein: MRKLYTLLSLILISQIVSAQAALNLDGTDDHISSNYSGVTGSGERTVEAWIRTTANSIPGQGGQKVLVNWGSMTTGTRFTFCLLWNNAIRLEIGGSGLSGNTAVNDGTWHHVAATYKSGLVSLYVDGVLDTSGSLSGVNTSSGSFVIGRRVDGVNYFDGDIDEIRVWNTALTPSQLALKDSSEYCISPNNLVAYYKCNDGNPQANNSAISAIIDHSANGNNGSLQNFALAGSSSNFVASPVQGAGLNLALSINSCGPYTAPNGITYNTSGHYQDTINSPSGCDTIIDLNLNVTNLNSAANRISANQLEALESDTNAQFQWLNCNNNFSKISGATGKVFTFVQNGYYAVEVSLNGCVDTSACILVSNVGLQSFEDSEIQVYPNPATSKLQISVKAGDYNRYYLLDLQGRLILGGDLDLNGQSDISLPKVPDGIYLLRLEGKEQRTQKKLQVVH; the protein is encoded by the coding sequence ATGAGAAAGCTCTACACTTTATTAAGTCTGATCCTCATCAGTCAAATAGTATCGGCCCAAGCTGCCCTAAACCTGGATGGAACTGACGATCATATAAGTTCTAATTATTCCGGCGTCACTGGCTCTGGCGAGCGCACTGTTGAAGCTTGGATTCGCACCACCGCTAATTCCATTCCCGGGCAGGGCGGCCAAAAGGTATTAGTAAACTGGGGCAGCATGACCACCGGTACTCGATTTACATTTTGCCTGCTTTGGAATAATGCCATTCGCCTCGAAATTGGAGGTTCCGGCCTAAGCGGAAATACTGCCGTAAATGATGGCACCTGGCATCATGTTGCTGCTACCTATAAATCAGGATTGGTAAGCTTGTATGTGGATGGTGTTTTAGATACTAGTGGAAGCCTCAGCGGGGTAAATACCAGTTCCGGCAGCTTTGTGATTGGGCGACGTGTAGATGGTGTAAATTACTTTGATGGTGATATTGATGAAATTCGAGTTTGGAACACCGCTTTAACTCCAAGTCAATTAGCCTTAAAAGACAGCAGTGAATATTGTATATCGCCAAACAATTTGGTGGCTTACTATAAATGTAATGATGGCAATCCTCAGGCGAATAATAGTGCTATTAGCGCAATCATTGATCATTCCGCCAATGGTAATAATGGCAGCCTCCAAAACTTCGCCTTGGCAGGAAGTAGCTCTAATTTTGTAGCTTCTCCCGTTCAAGGTGCTGGACTAAATTTAGCTTTAAGCATTAATTCTTGCGGTCCCTATACCGCGCCTAATGGCATTACCTATAATACAAGTGGTCATTATCAAGACACTATTAACTCCCCTTCCGGTTGTGATACCATAATAGACCTAAACTTAAATGTGACCAATCTTAATTCGGCAGCCAACCGCATATCAGCTAATCAATTAGAAGCTTTGGAATCGGACACCAATGCTCAATTCCAATGGTTAAACTGCAATAACAATTTCAGTAAAATAAGCGGTGCAACTGGCAAAGTCTTCACCTTCGTGCAAAATGGATATTACGCCGTGGAGGTAAGTTTAAACGGCTGTGTTGATACCTCGGCCTGCATCCTGGTTAGCAATGTTGGACTCCAAAGTTTTGAAGATTCCGAAATTCAGGTTTATCCTAACCCAGCTACTAGCAAGCTTCAAATCAGCGTTAAAGCAGGAGATTACAATCGCTATTATCTGCTCGATTTACAAGGGAGACTGATCCTTGGTGGCGACTTAGATCTTAATGGACAAAGTGATATAAGCCTCCCTAAAGTACCGGATGGAATTTACCTTCTCCGGCTAGAGGGCAAAGAGCAAAGGACTCAAAAGAAATTGCAAGTAGTGCATTAA
- a CDS encoding DUF3127 domain-containing protein, producing MEVSGIVKRVGGTQQISASFKKREVVVTTEEQYPQHISIEFVQDKTDLLDSVREGEKVTIGINLRGREWTSPQGEVKYFNTIQGWRIDKSSPAPAPSNPAPQGGAAPSTDFGTPPSMTPYEEDDDDLPF from the coding sequence ATGGAAGTAAGCGGAATCGTAAAACGCGTTGGCGGCACCCAACAGATCAGTGCCAGTTTCAAGAAAAGAGAAGTAGTGGTAACTACCGAAGAGCAGTATCCACAGCATATCTCTATCGAGTTTGTACAAGATAAGACCGATCTCCTCGACAGTGTTCGTGAAGGTGAAAAGGTAACCATCGGTATTAACCTTAGAGGTCGTGAATGGACCTCTCCTCAAGGTGAAGTAAAGTATTTCAATACTATTCAGGGATGGAGAATAGATAAGAGCAGTCCTGCTCCCGCTCCTTCTAATCCTGCGCCTCAAGGTGGAGCTGCGCCTAGCACCGATTTCGGAACTCCTCCCAGCATGACCCCTTATGAGGAAGACGACGACGATCTGCCTTTTTAA